One part of the [Synechococcus] sp. NIES-970 genome encodes these proteins:
- a CDS encoding hypothetical protein (conserved hypothetical protein), with amino-acid sequence MGKKWSFVIYIGCAIAASWGLFELFSRFLVEQFWFAEVGYRSVFLKQVILKVSLWLLGFGCSFALLWFNYRVANRQQWQTMPGRSEDGVSKGQEGSSFSDAWQQLVVTQKPQLRLPTDSPSIGFRGLLLLMGGFSVLVVLVLFHYGSVAWEMSQGEPSLPLLTPTLPDLLAFQSLHNLWEFSQQQLWRVAIATLMIGGILWQRWFSLRAIAVVLSLCFGTILANNWVRVFQGWFRIDFGQTEPIYGHDVGFYVFTLPIWQILDFWLEGLFLYALVSVTLCYLLSGESFSQGKFPGFSPAQLCHIDLLAGCLFLTIAGRHWLTRYELLYSKLGVVYGVGYTDINVNQHVEALLAIVALAIASWCFGLVWYQGRRQKITNQPRQTQVFMGIWLYLGMMVTGLVLSVASQRLIVQPNELAQERPYLEHSIASTRAAFGLGAIESKVFNPDGALTAADIANNPLTIDNIRLWDSRPVLQTNRQLQQIRLYYRFPDADIDRYTLRLEADQEPTQQQVIIAPRELDYEAVPEQAKTWVNKHLIYTHGYGFTVSPVNRAESTGLPQYYVQDIGAGETDDDDNLTTLTPLVREAIPIGQPRIYYGELTNNYVMTDTKVQELDYPSGEDNRYNTYDGTGGIDFGNPLKRLIFAQYLRDWRILLSNDLTENTRLLMRRNINERVQAIAPFLRFDHDPYLVVTDTGETNRLGEKNYLHWIIDAYTTSDHYPYSDPGEHPFNYMRNSVKVVINAYNGTVRFYIADPTDPMIQTWEKAFPELFRPLNELPGNLKSHLRYPTEFFKVQSERLLSYHMQDPQVFYNREDQWEIPQELYGSESQPIAPYYLIMRFPTVATEEFILLHLYTPTSRPNLIAWLAGRADGDEYGKLLLYQFPKQKLVYGPDQIEALIKQDPIISQQISLWDREGSRAVQGNLLVIPIEQSLLYVEPLYLEADENSVPTLARVIVVYENQIVMARNLETALKTIFQPDQVPPQEETILRDLETDRRVPPI; translated from the coding sequence ATGGGTAAAAAATGGTCGTTTGTCATCTATATCGGTTGTGCGATCGCCGCCAGCTGGGGTTTATTTGAGCTCTTTTCCCGCTTCTTAGTAGAGCAGTTTTGGTTTGCGGAGGTGGGCTATCGCTCTGTTTTCCTGAAGCAGGTGATCCTGAAAGTCAGCCTGTGGCTCCTGGGCTTCGGCTGCTCCTTTGCTTTGCTTTGGTTTAACTATCGAGTGGCAAACCGACAACAATGGCAAACAATGCCCGGTCGCTCAGAAGATGGTGTTTCAAAGGGTCAGGAAGGTAGTTCTTTCTCTGATGCCTGGCAACAACTTGTGGTCACCCAAAAACCCCAGCTGAGGCTCCCAACAGACTCTCCCAGCATTGGCTTTCGGGGGCTTTTGCTCTTGATGGGGGGATTTAGTGTACTGGTTGTTTTAGTGCTGTTTCACTATGGTTCTGTCGCCTGGGAAATGAGCCAGGGGGAGCCAAGTTTACCCCTGTTGACCCCCACACTCCCGGATCTTCTGGCCTTCCAATCGCTACATAATCTGTGGGAATTTAGCCAACAACAACTCTGGCGGGTCGCGATCGCCACCTTGATGATCGGCGGCATCCTGTGGCAGCGATGGTTTTCTCTGCGGGCGATCGCCGTGGTCTTGAGCCTCTGTTTTGGGACAATCCTCGCGAATAACTGGGTACGGGTGTTTCAGGGGTGGTTTAGGATCGATTTCGGACAAACGGAGCCGATCTACGGCCATGACGTAGGCTTTTATGTCTTTACCCTACCCATTTGGCAAATTCTCGATTTTTGGCTCGAAGGATTGTTTCTTTATGCCCTGGTGAGCGTCACCCTCTGTTACCTTCTGTCTGGTGAAAGTTTTTCCCAGGGCAAATTCCCTGGCTTCAGCCCGGCCCAGCTCTGTCATATCGATCTTCTGGCTGGCTGCTTATTCCTCACCATTGCCGGACGCCATTGGCTGACACGCTATGAGCTACTGTATTCTAAGCTGGGTGTTGTTTATGGGGTTGGCTACACCGACATCAACGTAAACCAGCATGTGGAAGCTCTCTTGGCCATTGTTGCCCTGGCGATCGCCTCCTGGTGCTTTGGTCTCGTTTGGTACCAGGGCCGCCGCCAAAAAATCACGAATCAACCCCGTCAGACCCAGGTTTTCATGGGGATTTGGTTATATCTGGGCATGATGGTAACGGGTTTAGTGCTCTCCGTAGCGAGTCAGCGGCTCATTGTACAACCTAATGAACTGGCCCAAGAGCGTCCCTATCTAGAACACAGCATCGCCTCGACCCGTGCAGCCTTTGGTCTGGGGGCGATCGAATCAAAAGTTTTTAACCCTGATGGCGCATTAACTGCGGCCGATATTGCCAATAATCCTCTCACCATTGACAATATTCGCCTCTGGGATAGCCGCCCCGTTCTACAGACAAACCGGCAACTCCAGCAAATTCGCTTATACTATCGCTTTCCTGATGCGGATATTGACCGCTACACCCTCCGCCTAGAAGCAGATCAAGAGCCGACCCAACAACAGGTGATCATCGCGCCTCGGGAATTGGACTATGAAGCTGTACCAGAACAAGCCAAAACCTGGGTGAATAAGCATCTCATTTACACCCATGGCTACGGTTTTACGGTAAGCCCAGTGAACCGAGCAGAATCTACTGGATTGCCCCAATACTATGTGCAAGATATCGGCGCCGGTGAAACTGATGATGATGATAATTTAACCACCTTGACCCCCTTGGTACGGGAGGCAATTCCCATTGGTCAACCGCGTATCTATTACGGAGAATTAACAAACAACTATGTAATGACTGATACCAAGGTGCAGGAACTGGACTATCCAAGTGGTGAGGATAATCGCTACAACACCTATGACGGCACGGGAGGAATTGATTTTGGTAATCCTTTGAAGCGTTTGATATTTGCCCAGTATCTTCGGGATTGGCGGATTTTATTGTCTAATGATTTGACCGAAAATACGCGCCTGCTGATGCGGCGCAATATCAATGAACGGGTGCAGGCGATCGCCCCCTTTTTGCGCTTTGACCATGACCCTTATTTGGTGGTGACTGACACAGGGGAAACGAATCGGTTGGGCGAAAAAAATTATCTCCACTGGATTATTGATGCCTACACCACGAGTGATCACTATCCCTATTCTGATCCTGGGGAGCATCCATTTAATTACATGCGCAACTCCGTGAAGGTGGTGATCAATGCCTACAATGGCACGGTGCGATTTTACATAGCAGATCCCACTGATCCGATGATTCAAACTTGGGAAAAAGCTTTTCCAGAATTATTTCGCCCTTTAAATGAGTTGCCGGGCAATCTCAAGAGCCATCTGCGCTACCCCACCGAATTTTTTAAGGTGCAGTCGGAGCGGCTCTTGAGCTACCACATGCAGGATCCTCAGGTCTTCTACAATCGCGAAGATCAATGGGAAATTCCCCAAGAACTATATGGCAGCGAATCCCAGCCGATCGCCCCCTATTATCTAATCATGCGTTTCCCGACGGTAGCCACAGAAGAATTTATCCTCCTCCATCTTTACACTCCTACCAGTCGCCCGAACTTGATCGCCTGGTTAGCGGGGCGGGCCGATGGCGACGAATATGGCAAGCTCTTGCTCTATCAATTCCCGAAACAAAAACTGGTCTATGGCCCCGACCAAATTGAAGCGCTGATCAAACAAGACCCTATCATTTCCCAGCAGATTTCTCTCTGGGATCGGGAAGGATCGCGGGCAGTGCAGGGAAATTTATTGGTGATTCCCATTGAACAATCGCTGCTTTATGTGGAACCCCTCTATCTAGAAGCGGATGAAAATAGTGTACCAACCCTTGCTCGGGTGATCGTTGTCTATGAAAATCAAATTGTGATGGCCCGTAATTTAGAAACGGCTCTGAAGACGATTTTTCAGCCAGACCAGGTGCCGCCCCAGGAGGAGACGATTTTACGCGATCTCGAAACAGATAGACGTGTGCCACCAATCTAA
- a CDS encoding Ser/Thr protein phosphatase family protein family protein: protein MICDVFKKVCRSPLLLLGTVMSWAIAPLPLWAETVQFQLLHLNDVYEITPIAGGTIGGLARLATLRHQLREENAQTFTVLAGDLLSPSALGTAVVNGDRLAGKHIVDVMNQAGLDLATFGNHEFDLSETQFQQRLSESEFQWFSGNVLTATGEPWENVPPYVIKTIYGEAGTPVQVGFVGVTIPSNPANYVTYLNPREQMTKLVAELAPKTDVIVAVTHLAIQDDHYLAENIPEIDLILGGHEHENIQQWRGADFTPIFKADANARTVYIHHLSYDTETEQLTIQSRLQPITEAIAPDPAIEQVVNHWQQLAFDGFRANGFEPEQIVTESPIALDGLESSVRNQGTALTEIIAQSMLTATPTAELAFFNGGSIRVDDVLPPGPISQYDVIRILPFGGNLATIDIKGQTLERILNQGLANQGTGGYLQMAGVTFIPDAQTWQIGDRPLDPQRIYRVAATEFLISGREVGLDFFTPDHPDVTLIETGEDVRFAFIQQLQQQWAD from the coding sequence ATGATTTGTGACGTTTTTAAAAAAGTTTGCCGCTCTCCCCTGCTGCTACTGGGTACGGTTATGAGCTGGGCGATCGCCCCATTGCCCCTCTGGGCGGAAACCGTGCAATTCCAGTTGCTCCACCTCAATGATGTCTATGAAATTACCCCCATCGCTGGGGGGACCATTGGCGGCTTGGCCAGACTGGCAACATTGCGCCATCAGCTCCGCGAAGAAAACGCCCAAACGTTCACGGTGCTAGCGGGGGATCTCCTAAGTCCGTCGGCCTTGGGTACAGCAGTCGTAAATGGCGATCGCCTGGCGGGGAAACATATCGTCGATGTGATGAATCAGGCCGGCCTAGATTTGGCAACCTTTGGGAACCATGAATTCGATTTGAGTGAAACCCAGTTTCAGCAACGGCTGTCGGAGTCAGAGTTTCAGTGGTTTTCAGGCAATGTACTGACGGCCACCGGTGAACCCTGGGAGAATGTACCGCCCTATGTGATCAAAACGATTTATGGTGAGGCGGGAACGCCAGTGCAGGTCGGTTTTGTGGGGGTGACGATTCCTAGCAATCCTGCGAACTATGTCACCTACCTCAATCCCCGTGAACAGATGACTAAGCTGGTGGCGGAATTGGCCCCTAAAACTGATGTAATTGTGGCGGTAACGCACCTTGCAATTCAGGATGACCATTACCTCGCTGAAAATATCCCAGAAATTGATCTCATTTTGGGGGGCCACGAACATGAAAATATTCAACAATGGCGCGGCGCCGACTTTACACCGATTTTTAAGGCCGATGCCAACGCCCGCACGGTGTATATCCATCATCTCAGCTATGACACCGAAACTGAGCAACTAACTATTCAATCGCGTCTACAACCCATCACAGAGGCGATCGCCCCCGATCCAGCAATAGAACAGGTGGTAAATCATTGGCAACAACTGGCTTTCGATGGTTTCCGTGCCAACGGTTTTGAGCCGGAACAGATCGTTACTGAAAGCCCAATTGCCCTAGATGGTTTAGAAAGTTCGGTGCGGAATCAAGGGACTGCTTTAACGGAAATCATCGCCCAATCGATGTTAACGGCAACCCCGACGGCGGAATTGGCTTTTTTTAATGGCGGTTCGATTCGTGTAGATGATGTGCTGCCCCCCGGCCCGATTTCCCAATATGATGTGATTCGGATTTTGCCCTTTGGTGGGAACTTAGCCACCATTGATATCAAAGGGCAAACCCTAGAACGGATTCTCAATCAGGGTTTGGCGAACCAAGGTACAGGCGGCTATTTGCAAATGGCAGGGGTCACCTTTATTCCGGATGCTCAAACATGGCAGATAGGCGATCGCCCCTTAGATCCCCAACGTATTTATCGGGTGGCAGCCACGGAATTTCTGATCTCTGGGCGGGAAGTGGGCCTCGATTTCTTTACCCCTGATCATCCTGATGTAACCCTGATCGAAACCGGGGAAGATGTGCGTTTTGCCTTTATTCAACAACTCCAGCAGCAATGGGCCGATTAG
- a CDS encoding hypothetical protein (conserved hypothetical protein), with protein sequence MADPIMYQVDGYVVLRHDHPEQLMEPDEIRTFFHDLFAAQPDLLPTELASLPSQTAQIEKLLEDYCELDIEEGFLQWYAVRFEK encoded by the coding sequence ATGGCAGATCCGATTATGTACCAAGTGGATGGTTATGTGGTGTTGCGCCACGACCACCCGGAGCAATTGATGGAGCCGGACGAAATCCGCACCTTTTTCCATGATCTGTTTGCAGCCCAACCGGATTTACTGCCTACGGAATTAGCGTCATTGCCTTCCCAGACAGCACAAATTGAAAAACTTCTCGAAGATTATTGTGAACTGGATATCGAGGAGGGCTTTTTGCAGTGGTATGCGGTGCGCTTTGAGAAATAG